The following proteins are encoded in a genomic region of Toxotes jaculatrix isolate fToxJac2 chromosome 3, fToxJac2.pri, whole genome shotgun sequence:
- the epha2a gene encoding ephrin type-A receptor 2a codes for MEFRRPSLFLFLFINQVFISVQSKEQVLLDMRASGSELGWLTLPYENGWEIVQTVVNGSLYYTYSVCSIESTEQDNWLRTTFIQRRPGTTRVSVELRFIVRDCNTFDGASVACKETFNLFISEADADVGTNFRKGQFRKVATIAPDEVTRGRVLKVNTETRTVGPLSKKGFYLAFQDMGTCVALLSVRVYYKTCPSTVQSLATFPETVADALRGVEGACVENAVSQATPRIYCTAEGEWVVPVGQCQCLSGYETTGDSCQACKPGYFKPSESSELCQVCPDNTKPSMAGATECQCEEGFFRSPSDPPTSPCSAPPSAPLDLTSTTLSAEGRLQLSWSPPLVTGGRSDLTYSVVCEHCDGGLCIPCGEKIHFEPGSTDLQDTTVIVTDLDSHLNYTFTVEAFSGVSQYSTERPISTITTGLDYTDPPKVTLIHLDDRSPSSLSLSWTLSRRPPAHISHRYELMYRRKDDDGERGVTTYRVLILEKNSVQIDDLIPNTTYLFKVQALSPDGSPGSYSMEHEFHTSPAEFQIQNNSTMVMGAVVGVAVILLIVVAVLLLRKRRLSSRGRGGPEDPYFSTDQLKPLSYVDPHMYEDPNIAIQKFVTEIDPNAISKQKVIGVGEFGEVFRGVMKTPVRGEVAVAIKTLKPGYSEKQRQDFLSEASIMGQFSHPNIIRLEGVVTKFKHAMIVTEYMENGALDTYLKDRDGEIPSYQLVGMLRGIAAGMKYLSDMSYVHRDLAARNVLVNSNLECKVSDFGLSRVLEDDAEGTYTTRGGKIPIRWTAPEAIAYRKFTSASDVWSFGIVMWEVMAFGERPYWDMSNHEVMKAINEAFRLPAPMDCPSAIYQLMLQCWQHDRSKRPRFTDIVNILDKLLRSPESLKTIADFDPRVSIRLPSTSGCDGTMFRSVPEWLESIKMSQYNESFARAGITTMEQVLALRHEDIRNIGVRLPGHMKRIAYSILGLKDETSSLSVFAV; via the exons ATGGAGTTCCGTCGGCCAAGCttattcctgtttttatttattaaccaAGTATTTATCAGCGTCCAGTCGAAAGAAC AAGTATTGCTGGATATGAGAGCTTCAGGATCAGAGCTGGGGTGGTTGACGTTGCCATATGAGAACGGA TGGGAGATAGTTCAGACGGTGGTGAATGGCTCACTTTACTATACCTATAGTGTTTGTAGCATAGAATCTACTGAACAAGATAACTGGTTACGCACAACATTCATTCAGCGGCGCCCGGGGACAACACGCGTTTCTGTGGAGCTCCGTTTCATTGTAAGAGACTGCAACACGTTTGATGGTGCCTCTGTTGCCTGCAAAGAAACCTTCAACCTTTTCATCTCAGAGGCTGATGCTGATGTGGGAACCAACTTCCGCAAAGGGCAGTTCCGTAAAGTGGCCACCATTGCTCCTGATGAGGTCACACGGGGCCGCGTGCTGAAGGTCAATACAGAAACGAGGACTGTGGGGCCTCTGTCCAAAAAGGGCTTTTACCTGGCTTTTCAGGACATGGGTACTTGTGTGGCACTCCTCTCAGTCAGAGTTTACTACAAGACATGCCCGTCCACCGTGCAGAGCTTGGCTACCTTCCCAGAGACAGTGGCGGATGCCCTGAGGGGGGTGGAAGGAGCCTGTGTGGAAAATGCCGTCAGTCAGGCCACTCCACGCATCTACTGCACAGCTGAGGGTGAATGGGTGGTTCCTGTGGGTCAGTGCCAGTGTCTGTCAGGCTACGAAACCACCGGGGACTCCTGCCAAG catGCAAGCCAGGCTACTTCAAGCCATCTGAATCGAGCGAGTTATGTCAGGTTTGTCCTGATAACACCAAGCCCTCCATGGCCGGCGCCACTGAATGTCAGTGTGAGGAAGGTTTCTTCCGCTCCCCTTCAGACCCTCCAACATCTCCCTGCTCTG CTCCACCCAGTGCCCCTCTTGACCTGACCTCCACCACCCTGTCAGCAGAGGGCAGGCTGCAGCTGTCCTGGAGCCCACCGCTGGTAACCGGGGGCCGCAGCGACCTCACCTACAGTGTGGTGTGCGAGCACTGCGACGGAGGCCTTTGCATCCCCTGTGGCGAGAAGATCCATTTCGAGCCAGGTTCTACAGACCTGCAGGACACCACGGTCATCGTTACTGACCTGGATTCTCATCTGAACTACACGTTCACTGTGGAGGCTTTCAGCGGCGTGTCTCAGTACAGCACTGAGAGGCCTATATCGACCATTACCACTGGTCTGGACTACACAG ATCCCCCAAAGGTGACGCTGATCCATCTGGATGATCGCAGCCCCAgcagcctgtctctgtcctggACTCTGTCTCGCAGACCTCCAGCCCACATCAGTCATCGCTATGAGCTTATGTACCGCAGAAAA GATGATGATGGCGAGCGTGGTGTGACCACCTACAGAGTCCTGATTTTGGAGAAAAACTCAGTCCAGATTGATGACCTCATCCCAAACACTACTTATTTGTTCAAGGTCCAGGCACTGAGTCCTGATGGCAGCCCTGGAAGCTACAGCATGGAGCATGAGTTTCATACTTCTCCAG ctgAGTTTCAGATCCAGAACAACTCCACCATGGTGATGGGAGCTGTAGTTGGAGTAGCAGTTATTCTGCTTATTGTGGTGGCCGTCCTGCTGCTGCGTAAACG GAGACTGAGCTCTCGTGGCAGAGGTGGACCAGAGGATCCCTACTTTTCAACAG ATCAGCTCAAGCCTCTGTCTTATGTTGATCCACACATGTATGAGGACCCTAACATTGCCATCCAAAAGTTTGTCACAGAAATTGACCCAAATGCTATTAGCAAACAAAAAGTCATCGGTGTAG GAGAGTTTGGGGAAGTATTTCGGGGTGTGATGAAGACTCCTGTGCGAGGAGAGGTGGCTGTAGCGATCAAGACCCTGAAGCCGGGCTactcagagaaacagaggcaggaCTTCTTGAGTGAGGCCAGCATCATGGGGCAGTTCTCGCACCCGAATATCATCCGCCTGGAGGGAGTTGTCACCAAAT tcaaGCATGCCATGATAGTGACTGAATACATGGAGAACGGAGCCCTAGACACATATCTGAAG GACCGTGACGGAGAGATTCCTTCATATCAGCTGGTTGGAATGCTGCGTGGAATAGCTGCAGGCATGAAATACCTTTCTGACATGAGCTATGTTCACCGTGACCTGGCAGCAAGAAACGTTCTGGTGAACAGCAACCTGGAGTGTAAAGTGTCAGATTTTGGGCTGTCACGTGTGCTGGAGGACGATGCAGAGGGCACCTACACAACCAGA GGAGGTAAAATCCCCATCCGCTGGACTGCCCCCGAGGCCATCGCATACAGGAAATTCACTTCAGCCAGCGACGTGTGGAGCTTTGGCATCGTCATGTGGGAAGTCATGGCATTTGGAGAACGGCCCTACTGGGACATGAGCAACCATGAG GTCATGAAGGCTATCAACGAGGCCTTCAGGCTTCCTGCTCCGATGGACTGCCCGTCCGCCATCTACCAGCTCATGCTCCAGTGTTGGCAGCACGACCGCTCCAAACGACCTCGCTTCACAGACATCGTCAACATTTTAGACAAACTGCTCCGAAGCCCAGAGTCTTTGAAAACCATAGCGGACTTTGATCCACG